A window of Celeribacter indicus genomic DNA:
GCCGAAAGAACCGGGTCGCGTTCAAGAACGAGCGCCTTGTTGGCTTTGCAGGTCAAACACCAATCGGCGGTTACATCGACAAAAACGACCTCTCCGCGTGATACTCGACGGGCAATATCGCTGTCGCGTTGCCCTTAAATCTGAGACACGACGCGTTCGGGGATATTTTTTGCCCTTAATTATGAGATTCCACTGCCATCGCGCCTATGCTTTTCGCGCGCTGCCGGGCGATGTAAACAACCGCGGCAAGCAGACGTGGCTCCTTATCGAAGGCGCGCAATAGAGCAACCCTTGCATAGTCGTCGATGCCGGAGCTTGAGATGGCCGCTTTGACCAGTGGACGGGATTGGGCTGCATCAATTGCAGCAAGGCCAAACAGCCTTACTTCCAGCCTGTGGCCCTGAAGAGCGTATAACGGATCTCCGCGGAAGGCCTTTAATGATATGGCAAAGGTGACCGCGCGCATTGCGCGCCGAAATTGCTTGGAGCTGCGTAATCGCGCGGCGTATTCAAGCCGCGCGGCGCCGTTGCGCGCACGATTTATCAGCTTTTCGGGCATCTGTTCGCCACTGGCCTTGCCGAGCGTCGGCACAAGTCTCGTCCCACAAACCTGGCAGTCGAATGCCCAGGCTCGCCTCCAATGCTTGAGCGAAAGGCCCTCTCTGGAACATTGCAGGCAATGCTGGAATGGTATCTGGGCCGTCAGCGAGGCTTCTCGTGTCGTCATTGCTGGGAAGGTCAAAGATCGCACAACATCTGGGTCAATCCGTGCGGCGTTGGCAATCTTCGCCGCCGCAGCCGCGTCGACGTTGAAGTTCAAGGCGGTGCCATGCGCGGTATCGATTCTGAGATGAGCCAGTAGTTCCGCATCATCACAGTAGTTGGCCGCCGCCAGCCTAGACAACCAACCTGACAACAACTCGTCGGGCAGCGGCGCGACAGTCTTGGGCAGCGGGTGCGGCTTCACACCCCGGACTTCTCGAGCCGCCGATGGGGGTTCGCATGGCGCGACCAAACCGGCGTCCATTTTGCGATTGCGTCATCGGTGATGCATTCATCACCTGTGACAATGGCGTCGATGGAAAGATCCTTGATCAGGGCGAAGATGCGCGAGGTCACCCCGCCGGTCAGCGCAAGTATCTGCTTTAGTGACTTGACCTTCAGATTGGATTTCTTCTCGAGGGGCATTGCCGCGATGAGTGTCTGGATCATGTCCGAGAACTCGGCGTCGTCGCGCCAGTTTGGAAGGTGATGTTCGTCCAGCCGCCTGGCAAGCTGGATATCACCACGGATGGCATCGACGGCCTCGCTGACCCCCAGGCAGACCAGCGACACTTCGAGTTCATTGCTGAGATACCGCAGAACATTGAGAAAGCGGCGCTGTTCGCGGTGGGTCCCGGCCAAGAGGTTGTGGACTTCGTCGATCATGATCATCCGCAGGCCAAGGTCGCGCAAGAGCGCGACGACACGGACTTCGAGGGAGGCCACATTTTGAGCGCGCGCGCTCAGTGCCGTGGCCGGTGCCCCGACGGTCGCCAGGATGTGCAGATAGAACCGTCGTTCGTCGGGAGCTGGTGGTGCTTGTAACAGTAACAGCGGCGTTCGCGTAATTCCCGATGCTGGGTCATATTCCGGTGCATATCTGCGCGAAAGATTGCGGGCGATCATCGTCTTTCCGATCCCGGACGCGCCATGCACAAGAAGGCCAGGCATACGGGTTTGCCTTGGCGCTTCGATCATACACTGCAAACGGTCCAGAACTTGTTCGGCCCGCGGAAAGCCAATCCAGATATCCGATTGAATGAGGGTGATCCGACCGTCTTCCTCTGTTTTTCCTGCCCTCAATTCACCATCTCTCCACCTTGAACAATGGGCGCGATGTATCACCCGTATCGATCGCGCGCAGCCCTTCGGTTGTCGAGACGGCCGAGTTGGCGCCCTCCAATGTCCCTTTTCTTTCACGGGATCGGCGTTCGGCCCTCGTCAGGCTCCGGCTTTCAGACTCGATTTGGCGTTGCTGTCGGATCAGCTCAGCCAGGACCAGCTCATTGGACCCGGACTTGCCAAGGGCACGGGCATTCCTCATGGCTTCGCGATATTCCCAGAGCGACACAGGCGGAATTTCCAGGTTTCGGTACCGAGCTTCGACGTATCGGTCATTATCCAGTTCGACCCAGATCACCGAGAGGTCGCGAGGGTCGTAGCGGACGACCACCTTTCCATCCCCGCGCCCGATGTGGCCTGCAAGCGCATCGGACCAGTACCGTATCTGGAACAGATGGATGCCGTCACGCCTGACCTTGCGCAGTTCACTTGGCAGAAAGCTCACCCGAAAGGCTTCAATCTCGAAGGGGATATCGCCCATCATTTGCTCTGAGAGCGCCTCCCATTTGGCAACGGGCGTGCAGCCAAGACTTGAATGAATGCTGTTGTTGTAGCGGCAGATTTCCAGAGCAAACCAGCGATCGAAGTCGCTTAAGGTCATCGTGGCCATGCCCTCGGCGTCATAGTCGCCCTTGGCCACGACCGAGGATTGCGTTGTTCCAGGCAACAGGTGCACGGCCCCCATCATCGTGCCGATCAATCGTTCGATGT
This region includes:
- a CDS encoding TniQ family protein translates to MKPHPLPKTVAPLPDELLSGWLSRLAAANYCDDAELLAHLRIDTAHGTALNFNVDAAAAAKIANAARIDPDVVRSLTFPAMTTREASLTAQIPFQHCLQCSREGLSLKHWRRAWAFDCQVCGTRLVPTLGKASGEQMPEKLINRARNGAARLEYAARLRSSKQFRRAMRAVTFAISLKAFRGDPLYALQGHRLEVRLFGLAAIDAAQSRPLVKAAISSSGIDDYARVALLRAFDKEPRLLAAVVYIARQRAKSIGAMAVESHN
- a CDS encoding TniB family NTP-binding protein; amino-acid sequence: MIHRAHCSRWRDGELRAGKTEEDGRITLIQSDIWIGFPRAEQVLDRLQCMIEAPRQTRMPGLLVHGASGIGKTMIARNLSRRYAPEYDPASGITRTPLLLLQAPPAPDERRFYLHILATVGAPATALSARAQNVASLEVRVVALLRDLGLRMIMIDEVHNLLAGTHREQRRFLNVLRYLSNELEVSLVCLGVSEAVDAIRGDIQLARRLDEHHLPNWRDDAEFSDMIQTLIAAMPLEKKSNLKVKSLKQILALTGGVTSRIFALIKDLSIDAIVTGDECITDDAIAKWTPVWSRHANPHRRLEKSGV